A single Thermoanaerobacterium sp. RBIITD DNA region contains:
- a CDS encoding rod-binding protein, with protein sequence MIVNPINDVKDMQQIYLGKNTGDFQKAIQDAVNEKDKNKLKEACKNLEAEFVKLMLDEMRKTVPKDPITGNDFATDVFTSMMYDKYAEAISQNSNLGLADTMYKQLSKNI encoded by the coding sequence ATGATAGTAAATCCAATAAATGATGTTAAAGATATGCAGCAGATATATTTGGGAAAAAATACTGGCGATTTTCAAAAGGCCATACAAGATGCTGTAAATGAAAAGGACAAGAATAAACTTAAAGAAGCGTGTAAAAACTTAGAAGCAGAGTTTGTGAAATTAATGCTTGATGAAATGAGAAAGACAGTACCAAAAGATCCTATAACGGGTAATGACTTTGCAACAGATGTTTTTACATCTATGATGTATGACAAATACGCAGAAGCAATATCGCAAAACTCAAATTTAGGCCTTGCAGATACAATGTACAAACAACTATCAAAGAATATTTAA
- the flgG gene encoding flagellar basal-body rod protein FlgG, whose amino-acid sequence MMRALWSAASGMNAQQLNVDVISNNLANVNTTSFKRDRAEFKDLIYQTLQTENINAGQGRPVNMQVGVGVRPSAIVKDFGEGSLQQTDNPLDVALDGEGFFAVLGPDGNTYYTRDGSFKLSVDQNTAMLTTADGYPVLDDGGNQITFDNTQKEITISPLGVISVKNPDGTQQDIATLGIYNFQNPQGLIDKGNNLYQATAASGAAGTRNDFQGKMGNVLQGFLETSNVQVVKEMVDMIAAQRAYELNSKAIQASDEMLGIANNLRR is encoded by the coding sequence ATGATGAGAGCATTGTGGTCAGCAGCATCAGGTATGAATGCACAGCAGCTTAACGTTGATGTAATCTCAAATAACCTTGCAAATGTAAATACTACATCATTTAAAAGAGATAGAGCAGAGTTCAAAGACCTTATATATCAGACACTTCAAACGGAAAATATAAATGCAGGGCAGGGAAGGCCCGTAAACATGCAAGTAGGTGTAGGTGTCAGGCCATCAGCGATTGTGAAAGACTTTGGTGAAGGAAGCTTGCAGCAGACAGACAATCCTTTAGATGTTGCACTCGATGGTGAAGGATTTTTTGCGGTTTTAGGGCCTGATGGCAATACATATTATACAAGGGATGGAAGCTTTAAGTTAAGTGTTGACCAAAATACTGCAATGCTTACAACAGCAGATGGATATCCAGTACTTGATGACGGCGGTAACCAGATTACATTTGATAATACACAAAAAGAGATAACTATTTCACCACTCGGAGTTATATCTGTAAAAAATCCCGATGGAACACAGCAAGACATCGCAACATTGGGAATTTATAACTTCCAGAATCCTCAAGGACTTATTGATAAAGGAAACAATCTATATCAGGCAACGGCAGCATCAGGTGCAGCTGGAACAAGGAATGATTTTCAAGGTAAAATGGGAAATGTATTGCAGGGATTCCTTGAGACATCAAATGTGCAGGTAGTTAAAGAGATGGTTGATATGATAGCTGCACAAAGGGCATATGAACTTAATTCAAAAGCAATTCAGGCATCTGATGAGATGCTGGGGATTGCTAATAATTTAAGAAGATAG
- a CDS encoding DUF362 domain-containing protein, with amino-acid sequence MKSKVYFYNMRSTKPSGSISSKVARLFDIAGFRNIFTEGDLVAIKMHFGEKGNNAFINPIFVRQVVDKVKANGGKPFLTDSNTLYKGSRSNGVDHLITAIENGFAYAVVNAPLVIADGIFSKDSEEVEINKKHFKTVKISSNINNANSMIVLSHFKCHEIAGFGGAIKNLAMGCAPRAGKQQQHSTVSPKVGKNCTACQTCIRNCPEDAITLVDGSAYIDPSKCIGCGECVSMCQYDVIKPQWGTNMDEFVERMTEYAYGAYINKKGKIAFMNFIMNVTPLCDCTPWSDAPIVPDVGILASFDPVAIDKASYDLVNNQPGHLHSALHDVGRGMNIGEDKFTAVHPDTRGDIQLKYGEELGMGVADYELVELK; translated from the coding sequence ATGAAATCAAAAGTCTATTTTTACAATATGCGTTCAACAAAACCATCTGGCAGTATATCATCAAAGGTAGCAAGACTATTTGATATTGCAGGATTTAGAAATATTTTTACTGAAGGTGACCTTGTTGCTATTAAAATGCATTTCGGAGAGAAAGGAAACAATGCCTTCATTAATCCGATTTTTGTAAGGCAGGTTGTTGATAAAGTTAAGGCAAATGGTGGGAAACCATTTTTAACAGATTCAAATACACTATATAAAGGAAGCCGTTCAAACGGAGTAGACCACTTAATAACAGCGATAGAAAACGGGTTTGCATATGCCGTTGTCAATGCGCCCCTTGTCATTGCAGATGGTATCTTTAGCAAAGATTCCGAAGAAGTCGAAATAAACAAGAAGCATTTTAAGACAGTAAAGATATCGTCAAATATTAATAATGCAAATTCCATGATTGTTCTGTCACATTTTAAATGTCATGAGATAGCGGGATTTGGTGGCGCCATAAAGAATCTTGCAATGGGATGTGCTCCAAGAGCAGGCAAACAACAGCAGCATTCTACAGTAAGCCCAAAAGTTGGGAAAAACTGTACAGCATGTCAGACTTGTATTAGAAACTGCCCAGAAGATGCAATTACATTAGTAGATGGTTCTGCATACATAGATCCGAGTAAATGCATCGGCTGTGGTGAATGTGTATCAATGTGCCAATACGATGTCATAAAACCTCAGTGGGGTACAAATATGGATGAATTTGTCGAAAGAATGACGGAATATGCATATGGTGCATATATAAATAAGAAAGGTAAGATTGCCTTTATGAATTTTATAATGAATGTCACGCCGCTATGCGATTGTACGCCATGGAGTGATGCACCGATAGTGCCTGATGTCGGGATACTCGCATCATTTGATCCTGTCGCAATAGATAAAGCAAGCTATGACCTCGTAAATAACCAGCCTGGTCACCTACATTCGGCCCTTCACGACGTTGGACGTGGAATGAATATCGGCGAAGATAAATTCACTGCTGTACATCCAGATACGAGAGGTGACATACAACTTAAATACGGTGAAGAGCTTGGTATGGGTGTAGCAGATTATGAGCTTGTCGAGTTGAAATAA
- the fabZ gene encoding 3-hydroxyacyl-ACP dehydratase FabZ codes for MENKEIREFIPHRYPFLLVDRVLDVEDNKKAIGIKNVTANEPFFEGHFPGNPIMPGVLIVEAMAQLAGIIVMHGEENREKLGLFTGINKCRFKKVVRPGDQLRLEVEIISSKMNLVKVKGKATVDGDTVAEADISFMLIDKNN; via the coding sequence ATAGAGAATAAAGAAATAAGGGAGTTCATACCGCACAGATATCCTTTTCTTCTGGTCGACAGGGTACTAGATGTAGAAGATAATAAAAAAGCTATAGGGATAAAAAATGTTACAGCGAATGAACCTTTTTTTGAAGGACACTTTCCAGGTAATCCAATAATGCCAGGGGTTTTAATTGTTGAAGCTATGGCACAGCTTGCTGGCATCATTGTTATGCATGGCGAAGAAAATAGGGAAAAACTGGGTTTATTTACAGGTATCAATAAGTGCAGGTTTAAAAAAGTTGTAAGGCCTGGTGACCAACTAAGACTTGAGGTTGAAATAATATCATCTAAAATGAACCTTGTAAAAGTAAAGGGAAAGGCAACTGTAGATGGTGATACAGTCGCGGAGGCTGATATCTCTTTTATGTTAATCGATAAAAATAATTAA
- the murJ gene encoding murein biosynthesis integral membrane protein MurJ has translation MSIAKKTAKAAGLVMAITFISKITGFLREVTLGSKFGTTRDIDAYNMAQNIPMVLFAAIAAAIGTTVIPLFSDYLTKRGKEKAFEFINNLLNVTLLVTLAFTIIGILISPLIVKIMAPGFKGDVYSETIKLTNILFPITVFVAVSNIITGALQSLEHFAVPAMIGIPYNFIIIGTAILFGSRFGITGVAIATVIASLLQIFIQLPLLYKLGFRYKFIIDLKDDSVRRVIILAVPVLIGTGIQVINTYVDRMIASYLPTGSIAALNYANKLIGFDIFSMAIAIVIYPMLSKSFASNNIEEFLKGIKLSIKAILYIMIPVTVGAIILRVPIIRLLFERGAFDEKSTELTSIAFMFYSIGMTANGLRNVLSRSFYSLKDTKTPMYNGAIAVLINIALNLILVKYLALGGLALSTSVAAIATSLMLMNSLRKKVGKIGGLDLTFTLIKASIGSLIMGFAVYFGYNVMTSKLPSGKIYDVVSLFGTILVGSAIYLIFVVLTDRSIVRYIKKGANTIRAKLVRD, from the coding sequence ATGTCGATAGCGAAAAAAACCGCAAAAGCTGCAGGACTTGTCATGGCAATAACATTTATAAGCAAAATAACGGGTTTTTTACGGGAAGTTACATTAGGATCGAAATTTGGTACTACAAGGGACATTGATGCATACAATATGGCACAGAATATACCTATGGTGCTTTTTGCGGCAATTGCCGCTGCCATTGGTACAACAGTCATACCGCTTTTTTCTGATTATCTAACAAAGAGAGGCAAAGAAAAAGCCTTTGAGTTTATCAATAATCTCTTAAATGTCACACTTTTAGTTACATTAGCCTTTACAATTATTGGTATTTTAATATCGCCATTAATTGTAAAAATAATGGCACCTGGATTTAAAGGTGATGTATATTCAGAAACAATAAAGCTTACAAACATATTATTTCCAATTACAGTATTTGTAGCGGTATCAAACATTATAACAGGTGCACTGCAGTCCTTAGAGCATTTTGCTGTACCGGCTATGATAGGGATACCGTATAATTTCATAATAATCGGTACTGCAATATTGTTTGGATCAAGGTTTGGCATAACAGGTGTAGCAATAGCTACTGTTATTGCATCATTGCTACAGATATTTATACAGTTACCATTGTTGTACAAGCTCGGATTCAGGTATAAATTTATTATTGATTTAAAAGACGACAGTGTAAGACGCGTCATAATATTGGCAGTACCGGTTCTCATTGGAACTGGAATACAGGTCATAAATACATATGTTGACAGGATGATAGCATCATATCTTCCTACTGGCAGCATTGCGGCATTAAATTACGCCAATAAGCTTATTGGTTTTGATATATTTTCAATGGCTATAGCAATTGTAATATATCCAATGCTTTCAAAAAGCTTTGCTTCCAATAATATCGAAGAGTTTTTGAAGGGTATTAAATTATCAATTAAGGCTATCCTTTATATAATGATACCAGTAACTGTGGGTGCTATTATCCTTAGAGTGCCTATCATAAGGCTCTTGTTCGAAAGAGGCGCCTTTGATGAAAAATCGACTGAACTGACATCTATCGCCTTTATGTTTTACAGCATTGGCATGACGGCAAACGGTCTTAGAAATGTTTTAAGTAGGAGTTTCTATTCTTTAAAGGATACTAAGACGCCTATGTACAATGGAGCAATTGCGGTTTTAATAAATATTGCATTGAATTTGATACTTGTAAAATATTTGGCCCTTGGAGGTCTTGCACTTTCAACATCTGTTGCTGCAATTGCTACATCACTGATGCTTATGAATTCCTTAAGGAAAAAGGTAGGGAAAATAGGCGGATTAGACCTTACATTTACACTTATAAAAGCTTCAATAGGCTCATTAATTATGGGATTTGCAGTTTACTTTGGATATAATGTGATGACAAGTAAACTGCCATCAGGAAAGATTTATGATGTTGTTTCGCTTTTTGGTACTATATTAGTAGGCTCAGCAATTTATTTAATATTCGTTGTATTGACTGACAGGTCTATTGTAAGATATATAAAGAAAGGTGCAAATACAATTAGGGCGAAATTAGTTAGGGATTGA
- a CDS encoding GGDEF domain-containing protein yields the protein MNSDELKMIIEGKKITTLFQPVVSLQNGEIIGYEALSRGFLGNSLYSPDELFNTAKRENMVFELERICRINAIANFNVFDTDKLLFINVDPDILKDEHFIKGNTKDILKFFNANPSNVIFEVTEKTCVEDYKSFKKVIDNYKSQGYKIAIDDVGTGYSGLSMIAETRPYYIKIDITLIKNIDRDNLKRAIVKALVEFANTTGMKLIAEGIENVDELSTVIELGVHFGQGFLLKKPGESLSDIDNDIKDMIIKFNSLNEKLRFSTSAAISIGEIARRDVGVSPFVFGNVIEKIFMENQNIQGIPMVENGKTVGLIMRKKFFSHIGTQYGWAIYMKRPVYKIMDTDPLIVDYNTPINDVAKAVISRDEDKLYDYIIVNKNNNYYGVVPVITLLEKTMQLELNIAKYSNPLTGLPGNLIIEENLNKILKENKEFSLLYFDLNNFKAYNDVYGFENGDKVIKYTANIIERHLYFYNDSFLGHIGGDDFIAIVKTLDVEKLCKNIIQEFDHNIVRFYNDADIERGYICTLDRFDNETCFPIMGISISVVNSLNKNFNNIDEISEFASKIKKACKKFKKSHYIIE from the coding sequence TTGAATAGCGATGAACTAAAGATGATCATTGAGGGGAAAAAGATCACTACATTGTTTCAGCCTGTTGTATCATTGCAAAATGGGGAAATTATAGGTTATGAAGCATTATCAAGGGGATTTTTAGGAAATAGCTTATATAGTCCTGACGAACTTTTTAATACGGCAAAAAGAGAAAACATGGTTTTTGAACTCGAAAGGATTTGCCGTATTAATGCCATAGCAAATTTTAATGTTTTTGATACAGATAAACTTCTCTTCATAAATGTTGATCCCGATATACTAAAAGATGAGCATTTCATTAAAGGTAATACAAAAGATATATTAAAGTTTTTCAACGCAAATCCATCGAATGTGATATTTGAAGTAACCGAGAAGACCTGTGTAGAAGATTATAAAAGTTTTAAGAAGGTCATCGACAATTACAAAAGCCAAGGTTACAAAATAGCCATTGATGATGTCGGTACAGGTTATTCCGGACTATCAATGATAGCTGAGACGCGCCCATATTACATAAAAATTGATATAACACTCATAAAAAATATTGACAGGGATAATTTAAAAAGAGCAATAGTAAAGGCCTTAGTAGAATTTGCAAATACGACCGGCATGAAGCTTATCGCGGAGGGAATTGAAAATGTAGATGAACTGTCAACAGTTATTGAGCTTGGAGTCCATTTCGGTCAGGGATTTTTGCTTAAAAAACCTGGTGAGAGTTTATCTGATATAGATAATGACATAAAGGATATGATAATAAAATTCAATTCCTTAAATGAAAAGCTTAGATTTTCAACAAGTGCTGCTATAAGCATAGGTGAAATCGCGAGAAGAGATGTCGGTGTTTCGCCATTTGTATTTGGCAATGTGATTGAAAAGATATTTATGGAAAATCAAAATATTCAAGGGATACCAATGGTGGAAAACGGCAAGACAGTCGGATTAATAATGCGGAAGAAGTTTTTTTCACACATAGGTACACAGTACGGTTGGGCGATTTATATGAAAAGACCAGTATATAAGATAATGGATACAGACCCTCTGATAGTAGATTATAATACACCTATAAATGATGTCGCGAAGGCTGTCATATCACGTGATGAAGATAAACTATATGATTACATAATAGTCAACAAAAATAATAATTATTATGGTGTTGTACCTGTTATAACGCTATTAGAAAAGACAATGCAGTTGGAACTAAATATTGCGAAATATTCAAACCCACTAACAGGACTTCCGGGAAACCTCATAATCGAAGAAAATCTGAACAAAATACTTAAAGAAAATAAAGAATTTTCGCTTTTGTACTTTGACCTAAATAATTTTAAGGCATACAATGATGTATACGGCTTTGAAAATGGCGATAAGGTGATAAAATATACAGCAAACATCATTGAAAGGCACCTATATTTTTACAATGATAGCTTTTTAGGCCATATCGGTGGCGATGATTTTATTGCTATTGTAAAAACACTTGATGTCGAGAAACTTTGTAAAAATATAATACAAGAATTTGACCACAATATAGTAAGATTTTATAATGATGCGGATATAGAAAGAGGCTACATATGTACCCTTGATAGGTTTGATAATGAGACGTGCTTTCCTATCATGGGGATTTCTATTTCCGTTGTAAATAGTTTAAATAAAAATTTTAATAATATTGACGAGATAAGTGAATTTGCTTCGAAAATTAAAAAAGCATGTAAAAAATTTAAGAAAAGCCATTATATTATAGAATAG